A genomic stretch from Blastopirellula sediminis includes:
- a CDS encoding cysteine peptidase family C39 domain-containing protein: protein MRSISRNWSPVVLDISAAVVVLAITGYAWFLWDNEVMSKWLPFSSLMVLGNWFPIGAAAMAAVVSNRLKDQGARRALPMGAMLCVGGFSAVYLVLGAAPQCGDLWSADGICFQTTQKTCSAACAATLLGQYGLPASEQEMAELCFTRKGTSWKGIYRGLKLKTAGTDLQVNADKISFEQLAKLDRPVLIQVGIQQWEAIGNAHGIEAEEGWTPGTMHSVICLGVINESQVLIADPNPSIGIEIWPRESLERLWQGKALYFSTEDASHAGLIGNNLRDQYVIR, encoded by the coding sequence GTGCGGTCGATCTCTAGAAACTGGTCGCCGGTCGTTCTCGACATTTCTGCAGCGGTGGTTGTGCTGGCCATTACCGGCTATGCCTGGTTCCTATGGGACAACGAAGTCATGTCGAAATGGCTGCCGTTTTCCTCGCTCATGGTGCTAGGGAACTGGTTTCCCATCGGTGCCGCTGCGATGGCGGCGGTCGTCTCGAATCGCCTGAAAGACCAGGGTGCACGACGGGCGCTGCCGATGGGGGCGATGCTTTGCGTCGGCGGGTTTTCGGCGGTTTACCTGGTGCTTGGCGCCGCGCCGCAGTGCGGCGATCTCTGGAGCGCCGATGGGATTTGCTTTCAAACGACGCAAAAAACCTGTTCGGCTGCATGTGCGGCGACGCTGCTAGGGCAGTATGGTTTGCCTGCTTCGGAGCAGGAGATGGCCGAACTCTGCTTCACACGGAAGGGAACTTCCTGGAAGGGGATCTACCGCGGTTTGAAGCTGAAGACGGCCGGAACCGATCTGCAGGTGAACGCCGATAAGATCAGCTTTGAGCAGTTAGCGAAGCTTGATCGGCCGGTTCTGATTCAGGTCGGCATTCAGCAGTGGGAAGCGATCGGCAACGCTCACGGGATTGAAGCCGAGGAAGGCTGGACTCCGGGCACGATGCATTCGGTTATCTGCCTGGGCGTGATCAACGAAAGCCAGGTCTTAATCGCCGATCCGAATCCGAGCATCGGAATCGAGATCTGGCCGCGCGAATCCTTGGAGCGGTTGTGGCAAGGGAAAGCGCTCTATTTCTCGACCGAAGACGCAAGCCATGCCGGTTTGATCGGCAACAATCTGCGTGATCAGTACGTCATTCGCTAG
- a CDS encoding 5-formyltetrahydrofolate cyclo-ligase, giving the protein MTEATPSKQTLRQTYLAARNALSDRPHRSQQILQRLWDWEPFLHAETILCYVAARSEVDTRPLLPELLTTGKRLIIPYCIDDQQLGLFHLTDLSETELGRFGILEPRAELRDSHALSPEVVDLAILPGVAFDASGNRLGHGKGYFDRLLAQLGPETKKCALAFECQIAAEIPTEAHDLPIDTLITEDRLIDCRRSP; this is encoded by the coding sequence GTGACGGAAGCCACGCCCAGCAAACAAACGCTCCGCCAGACTTATTTAGCAGCCCGCAATGCGCTGAGCGATCGCCCCCACCGCAGCCAACAAATTTTGCAGCGTCTCTGGGACTGGGAGCCGTTTCTGCACGCCGAGACGATCCTCTGCTACGTCGCCGCTCGTAGTGAAGTCGATACGCGGCCGCTGCTCCCAGAGCTGCTGACGACCGGAAAACGGCTGATCATCCCCTACTGCATCGACGACCAGCAGCTGGGCCTTTTCCACCTGACTGACTTGTCCGAAACGGAGCTAGGCCGCTTCGGCATCCTAGAACCGCGGGCTGAACTTCGAGATTCGCACGCGTTATCGCCCGAAGTTGTCGACTTGGCGATCCTCCCTGGCGTCGCCTTCGACGCATCAGGCAACCGACTCGGGCACGGCAAGGGCTACTTTGATCGCCTGCTCGCGCAGCTCGGGCCAGAGACGAAGAAATGCGCCTTAGCGTTTGAATGTCAGATCGCAGCGGAGATTCCGACCGAAGCGCACGACTTGCCGATCGATACGCTGATTACCGAAGATCGCCTGATCGACTGCCGCCGCTCGCCCTAG